In the Gemmatimonadota bacterium genome, one interval contains:
- a CDS encoding chemotaxis protein CheW produces MDDLLRDFLTESAENLQKLDQDLIELEQRPHDLALVHSIFRTIHTIKGTCGFIGLPRLEVLAHVTESVLGAVREGRLMVVPSMISDILQSVDTIKAIQGELERSETEPAGDDTALLGSLQAWMDCATTPVSNLPMAPTPDAVRAIMASNTPGAPVASPPATATSPAAFTPDDDEAELVGGTRGTFEDFGTGEVLAIHVDATKTVRSTGGASAVPGTSIPAAATVGAPDVTPTPPPVQAATAGSTAAPPPNATEGSRADGASSEARGSIADSSLRVNVTLLDKLMNLVGELVLARNQLIQLSAADDDSVYAAPVQHLNRVTTDLQEAVMRTRMQAIGGAWSKLPRLVRDLAKASGKQLALEMHGAETELDRQILQAIQDPLTHMVRNSADHGVELPDVRRSAGKPEQGTIRLNAYHEGGHVILEIADDGAGISVEKVRRKAVERGLVPADVAATLSEAQVFRFIFEPGFSTAEKITNVSGRGVGMDVVRSNIEKIGGTVELSSREGRGTTVRVKIPLTLAIISALLVGSASEVFAIPQIGVVELVRVNDEVRHRIEEVQGARFFRLRDTLLPLVSLAERLVLSTTLLPDEYNIIVCQVGELRVGLVVDEVFDTQEIVVKPVGRLVKHLPVYAGCTILGDGRVIMILDTTGIANEALAVTHAEQAAGAATELDASEDGATESVLVYDAGSTALQAVPLSLVARLEEIPADQIEEADGRALVQYRGALLPLLPASAAMDLRARNPRPVIVFTDNGRSMGVAVDEIRDIVDARLTLDQATHRPGVLGVCVIGGRATEIIDTNHFLRQAFGDWFAPAAQLQRGDTHVLLVDDSRFFLSLIAPVLRGAGYKVSTASDGRDALTYLERGDRYDIIISDIDMPAVDGFALAREIRANPAWSDVPLLALTGRSTPADRERARACGFDEFLVKFDREAVLSALQRLAAAAGVPA; encoded by the coding sequence ATGGATGATCTGCTGCGCGATTTCCTCACCGAGAGCGCCGAGAACCTGCAGAAGCTCGATCAGGACCTGATCGAACTCGAGCAGCGCCCGCACGACCTCGCGTTGGTGCACAGCATCTTCCGCACGATCCACACGATCAAGGGGACGTGCGGCTTCATTGGACTGCCACGACTCGAGGTCCTCGCGCACGTCACCGAGAGCGTGCTCGGCGCGGTTCGGGAGGGGCGCCTGATGGTCGTGCCGTCGATGATCAGCGACATCCTGCAGTCGGTCGACACGATCAAGGCGATTCAGGGTGAGCTCGAACGCAGCGAGACCGAACCCGCCGGCGACGACACGGCGCTCCTCGGTTCGTTGCAGGCGTGGATGGACTGTGCCACGACGCCGGTCTCGAACCTGCCGATGGCGCCGACCCCGGACGCCGTTCGCGCGATCATGGCATCGAACACGCCGGGGGCGCCGGTCGCCTCGCCCCCCGCCACGGCCACGTCGCCGGCCGCGTTCACCCCCGATGACGACGAGGCCGAACTCGTCGGCGGTACGCGCGGTACGTTCGAGGACTTCGGAACCGGCGAGGTCCTGGCAATCCACGTGGACGCGACGAAGACCGTGCGTTCCACCGGCGGTGCGAGCGCTGTTCCCGGTACGTCGATCCCCGCCGCCGCGACGGTTGGCGCGCCGGACGTGACGCCCACCCCGCCCCCGGTGCAGGCGGCAACCGCCGGGTCGACCGCGGCCCCGCCGCCTAACGCCACGGAAGGTTCTCGCGCGGACGGCGCCTCGAGCGAGGCGCGCGGGTCGATCGCCGACAGCTCGCTGCGGGTCAACGTGACGCTGCTCGACAAGCTGATGAACCTCGTGGGCGAGCTGGTGCTCGCGCGCAACCAGCTCATCCAGCTCTCGGCGGCCGACGACGATTCCGTCTATGCCGCGCCGGTGCAGCACCTCAACCGCGTCACGACCGACCTGCAAGAGGCGGTGATGCGGACCCGCATGCAGGCGATCGGTGGGGCCTGGAGCAAGCTTCCGCGCCTCGTGCGCGACCTGGCCAAGGCCAGCGGCAAGCAGCTCGCCCTCGAGATGCACGGTGCCGAGACCGAACTCGATCGCCAGATCCTGCAGGCGATCCAGGATCCGCTCACCCACATGGTGCGCAACTCGGCCGACCATGGGGTCGAACTCCCCGACGTGCGCCGCAGCGCGGGCAAGCCGGAGCAGGGGACGATCCGCCTCAACGCGTACCATGAAGGGGGACACGTCATCCTCGAGATCGCCGACGACGGCGCCGGGATCAGCGTGGAGAAGGTGCGGCGCAAGGCGGTGGAGCGCGGGCTCGTCCCCGCCGATGTCGCCGCGACGCTGAGCGAGGCGCAGGTCTTCCGCTTCATCTTCGAGCCCGGCTTCTCGACCGCCGAGAAGATCACGAACGTGTCGGGGCGCGGCGTGGGCATGGACGTCGTGCGCAGCAACATCGAGAAGATCGGCGGCACGGTCGAACTGTCGTCGCGCGAAGGGCGCGGGACGACCGTGCGCGTGAAGATCCCGCTGACCTTGGCGATCATCTCCGCGCTCCTCGTCGGTTCCGCGTCCGAGGTCTTCGCGATCCCGCAGATCGGCGTGGTCGAGCTGGTGCGCGTCAACGACGAGGTGCGCCATCGCATCGAGGAGGTGCAGGGGGCGCGCTTCTTCCGCCTGCGCGACACGCTCCTCCCGCTCGTGTCGCTCGCCGAGCGCCTGGTCCTGTCGACCACGTTACTGCCTGACGAGTACAACATCATCGTCTGCCAGGTCGGGGAGCTGCGCGTCGGCTTGGTCGTCGACGAAGTCTTCGACACGCAGGAGATCGTGGTCAAGCCGGTCGGGCGACTCGTGAAGCACCTCCCGGTGTATGCGGGGTGCACGATCCTGGGCGATGGCCGGGTGATCATGATCCTCGACACCACCGGGATTGCCAACGAGGCGTTGGCGGTCACGCACGCGGAGCAGGCCGCCGGCGCGGCGACCGAGTTGGACGCCTCGGAGGACGGTGCAACGGAGAGCGTCCTGGTCTACGACGCGGGCAGTACGGCGTTGCAGGCGGTGCCGCTCTCCCTCGTCGCACGCCTGGAGGAGATCCCGGCCGACCAGATCGAGGAGGCCGACGGGCGGGCGCTGGTGCAGTATCGCGGGGCACTGCTGCCGCTGCTGCCGGCGAGCGCCGCGATGGACCTGCGCGCCCGCAACCCGCGTCCGGTGATCGTCTTCACCGACAACGGGCGGTCGATGGGTGTGGCCGTGGACGAGATTCGCGACATCGTGGATGCGCGCCTCACGCTCGACCAGGCGACGCATCGTCCCGGCGTCCTCGGCGTCTGCGTGATTGGCGGGCGGGCCACCGAGATCATCGACACCAACCACTTCCTGCGCCAGGCGTTCGGTGATTGGTTCGCGCCGGCGGCACAGCTGCAACGTGGCGACACGCACGTCCTGCTGGTGGACGACTCGCGCTTCTTCCTCAGCCTCATCGCCCCGGTGCTGCGAGGTGCCGGCTACAAGGTGAGCACCGCGTCCGACGGGCGGGATGCGCTCACGTACCTGGAGCGTGGCGACCGGTACGACATCATCATCAGTGACATCGACATGCCTGCCGTCGACGGCTTCGCCCTCGCGCGCGAGATTCGCGCGAATCCGGCCTGGAGCGACGTTCCGCTGCTCGCCCTCACGGGGCGCAGCACCCCCGCCGACCGTGAGCGCGCCCGCGCCTGCGGCTTCGACGAGTTCCTCGTGAAGTTCGACCGGGAGGCGGTGCTGTCGGCACTGCAGCGCCTCGCCGCCGCCGCGGGGGTCCCCGCATGA
- a CDS encoding MFS transporter gives MFFTLVPVTLLVPGLHELVVTAHGGTTSDAHAFMTVNMIAGMLTVPFGMRLARRRQDIGRWIALALAVDALAFVGMGMAPSLPVLYAFRVLDGAVHLPAVTLLMLASNRTSGAQRGGSLGALASALMIGVAIGSPLGGWLVERQATMVYWSGAALLLVASALALALPDVPVPAAAARTHRYAFDRARVQAWIPLGYAFMDRFSIGVFVSTFTLFLTQVHGLSATQRGVLIALFMLPFALLCYPAGRLADRIGWFAPMMVGNVLFGAVFASYGLVPRAFLPLAMLASGVLSALMFTPNLLLISDLARRGHGEGLFGAFQVAGSLGFLVGPIAGGLLLALTRGDDPVAGYRTIFMLVGALEGGLALLAWAALRALAREVLAERAAEPAAMRGVRPASTVRANT, from the coding sequence ATGTTCTTCACGCTGGTCCCGGTGACGCTCCTGGTCCCCGGTCTCCACGAACTGGTCGTGACCGCCCATGGCGGCACGACCAGCGACGCGCATGCGTTCATGACGGTGAACATGATCGCCGGGATGCTCACCGTCCCGTTCGGGATGCGCCTGGCGCGGCGGCGGCAGGATATCGGGCGGTGGATCGCGCTCGCCCTCGCCGTCGATGCGCTGGCCTTCGTCGGCATGGGGATGGCACCGTCGCTCCCGGTGCTCTACGCGTTTCGGGTGCTCGACGGCGCGGTTCACCTGCCGGCGGTCACGCTGCTGATGTTGGCGAGCAACCGGACCTCCGGCGCCCAGCGGGGCGGATCGCTGGGCGCACTGGCGTCGGCCCTGATGATCGGGGTGGCGATCGGCTCGCCGCTCGGCGGGTGGCTGGTGGAGCGTCAGGCGACGATGGTCTACTGGAGTGGTGCTGCGCTCCTGCTGGTGGCCTCGGCGCTCGCGCTCGCGCTCCCCGACGTCCCCGTCCCGGCCGCCGCGGCGCGCACGCACCGGTATGCGTTCGATCGGGCGCGCGTGCAGGCGTGGATTCCGCTGGGCTACGCCTTCATGGATCGGTTCAGCATCGGCGTGTTTGTCTCCACCTTCACGCTCTTCCTGACGCAGGTGCACGGCTTGAGTGCGACGCAGCGCGGGGTGCTCATCGCGCTCTTCATGCTGCCGTTCGCGCTCCTGTGCTACCCGGCCGGCCGGCTGGCCGATCGCATCGGGTGGTTTGCCCCGATGATGGTGGGCAACGTGCTCTTCGGGGCGGTCTTTGCGTCGTACGGGCTGGTGCCTCGCGCGTTCCTCCCGCTGGCGATGCTTGCCTCCGGTGTGCTCTCGGCGCTGATGTTCACCCCGAATCTGCTGCTCATCTCCGACCTGGCGCGACGCGGGCACGGTGAAGGGCTCTTTGGCGCGTTCCAGGTGGCGGGGTCGCTCGGCTTCCTGGTGGGACCCATTGCCGGGGGACTCCTGCTCGCGCTGACCCGCGGCGACGACCCGGTGGCCGGGTATCGGACCATCTTCATGCTGGTGGGCGCGCTGGAGGGCGGACTTGCGCTGCTGGCGTGGGCCGCCCTGCGGGCGCTGGCGCGTGAGGTGCTCGCCGAGCGCGCGGCCGAGCCGGCGGCGATGCGAGGCGTGCGTCCCGCCTCGACCGTGCGCGCCAACACCTAA
- a CDS encoding response regulator, with amino-acid sequence MKEILVIDDSSAIRKAIRRILEPMGYAVREAADGAKALEACHGARPDAILCDIDMPVMDGLTFVRVMRADPALRELPVIMCTTHNTFAKIQEAIGLGANEYIMKPFDAEIIGGKLAACGLTG; translated from the coding sequence ATGAAAGAGATCCTCGTCATCGACGATTCCTCGGCCATTCGGAAGGCCATCCGTCGCATCCTCGAGCCGATGGGATACGCCGTTCGAGAGGCGGCCGACGGTGCCAAGGCGCTGGAGGCGTGCCACGGCGCGCGCCCGGATGCCATCCTGTGCGACATCGACATGCCCGTCATGGATGGGCTGACCTTCGTGCGCGTCATGCGCGCGGACCCTGCGTTGCGCGAACTGCCGGTCATCATGTGCACCACGCACAACACGTTCGCCAAGATCCAGGAAGCGATCGGGCTGGGAGCCAACGAGTACATCATGAAGCCCTTTGACGCCGAGATCATCGGCGGGAAGCTCGCGGCCTGCGGGCTCACCGGATGA
- a CDS encoding chemotaxis response regulator protein-glutamate methylesterase, giving the protein MTALPPIRVLLVDDSAVVRGAIGKILEAERDIKVVTTAPNGQMALDALRHTEIDVVLLDVEMPVMDGITALPLILSAHPKTRVIMTSSLTQQGAAITMQALALGATDYISKPSARAGGTALAAVAGEIVSKVRAIGRAKKVNIDPPVFRGLHAAAPAPASIIVAATGHGGDVAPKALAIAASTGGPNALADVLSRLPADFPLPVFITQHMPPVFTALLAQRLQRDCGRPCVEATHGMPVRPGCTYVAPGDWHLLVHTVEGQPVIRLEQSPPENHCRPAADPMLRSIAAVYGAATLAVVLTGMGEDGRRGCATVRERGGRILVQDEASSVVWGMPGAVASAGLANWILPLPDIASKISSLCFVGAT; this is encoded by the coding sequence ATGACGGCCCTCCCCCCGATCCGCGTCCTCCTCGTGGACGACAGTGCCGTGGTGCGCGGTGCCATCGGGAAGATCCTCGAGGCCGAACGCGACATCAAGGTCGTCACCACCGCGCCTAACGGGCAGATGGCGCTCGATGCCCTGCGACACACCGAGATCGACGTCGTGTTGCTCGACGTCGAGATGCCGGTGATGGACGGCATCACGGCGCTCCCACTGATTCTCTCGGCGCATCCGAAGACGCGCGTGATCATGACCAGCTCGCTCACGCAGCAGGGGGCGGCGATCACGATGCAGGCGCTGGCTCTCGGGGCGACCGACTACATCTCGAAGCCTTCGGCGCGGGCCGGTGGCACGGCGCTGGCGGCCGTGGCTGGCGAGATCGTCTCGAAGGTGCGTGCCATCGGGCGCGCCAAGAAGGTCAACATCGATCCCCCCGTGTTTCGCGGGTTGCACGCGGCCGCGCCGGCGCCGGCGTCGATCATCGTCGCTGCGACCGGGCACGGTGGGGACGTGGCGCCCAAGGCGCTGGCCATCGCCGCCAGCACGGGAGGGCCTAACGCGTTGGCCGACGTCCTCTCGCGCCTCCCGGCGGACTTCCCGCTGCCCGTCTTCATCACGCAGCACATGCCGCCGGTCTTCACCGCGCTGCTCGCGCAGCGCCTGCAGCGCGACTGCGGCCGCCCCTGCGTGGAAGCGACGCACGGGATGCCGGTGCGCCCTGGGTGTACGTACGTGGCCCCGGGCGACTGGCACCTCCTGGTGCACACCGTGGAAGGGCAACCGGTCATTCGGCTCGAGCAGTCGCCACCGGAGAATCACTGCCGCCCCGCGGCCGATCCGATGCTGCGTTCGATCGCGGCCGTGTACGGGGCGGCGACGCTCGCGGTCGTCTTGACCGGGATGGGCGAGGACGGGCGCCGTGGCTGCGCGACCGTGCGCGAGCGCGGCGGGCGCATTCTGGTGCAGGACGAAGCCTCATCGGTCGTCTGGGGAATGCCCGGGGCGGTGGCATCGGCAGGGCTCGCGAATTGGATCCTACCGCTCCCCGATATTGCGTCGAA